A DNA window from Polynucleobacter sp. AP-Titi-500A-B4 contains the following coding sequences:
- a CDS encoding TIGR02450 family Trp-rich protein translates to MNKLSPKKLLLTKWTAVKPIAKQKHFLVSKVILPESPNEVIEFVEIEAVYSKKTTLIAWRDLTNSELWLQGWK, encoded by the coding sequence ATGAATAAGCTCAGCCCTAAGAAATTACTACTCACTAAATGGACTGCTGTAAAACCCATTGCAAAGCAGAAACATTTTCTAGTTAGCAAGGTTATTCTTCCCGAGTCACCAAATGAAGTGATCGAGTTCGTAGAGATCGAGGCCGTTTATAGCAAGAAAACTACTCTGATTGCTTGGCGTGATCTCACCAATAGCGAGCTTTGGCTACAAGGCTGGAAATAA